One stretch of Oceanipulchritudo coccoides DNA includes these proteins:
- the pyk gene encoding pyruvate kinase: MNPSHYRHTKIIFTIGPATNSPEMLARMLSAGVDVCRLNMAHADHEWTRQAIENVRSACKVVGRKVALMMDVKGPEIRTGPLDEPFQLERDETFDFLLDRDQEPVSEGIRGVRINYPSLKEDVKVGDTILVDSGLLRMRVLEVTDERVRCSVRIGGELGSRRHINLPGVHVRLPALTDKDRGDIDVGIENGIDFFALSFVRSPDDLDILRRYIETRGSKAHIIAKIEDQSAISNLEDIIKASDGLMVARGDLGIEIPFETLPVVQRRAVYACQRMGKPAIVATHMLESMITNPLPTRAEITDISNAVYEQADCVMLSGETTVGKYPVECVDVMNRIIFSVEAQAERKNNDSLPLKTPKALLVKSAMLLSDELTNSGIVVFTRSGFLARVLSALRPRKSPIYAFTDDEDVFQNLLIYWGIEPFFMNFDEEPEVTIQNAFSRLKSRGWVETRDNMVVVSNVLAGSKVIDSIQLRTIS; the protein is encoded by the coding sequence ATGAATCCCTCCCACTATCGGCACACAAAGATTATTTTCACGATCGGGCCGGCCACGAACAGTCCGGAAATGCTCGCCCGCATGTTAAGTGCGGGCGTGGATGTCTGTCGTCTCAACATGGCCCATGCAGATCATGAATGGACCCGTCAAGCCATTGAAAACGTTCGTTCCGCCTGTAAGGTCGTAGGGCGGAAAGTCGCCCTGATGATGGATGTCAAGGGGCCGGAAATCCGCACCGGACCCCTCGATGAACCCTTCCAGTTGGAACGGGACGAAACCTTTGATTTTCTCCTTGATCGCGATCAGGAACCCGTGAGCGAAGGCATCCGGGGGGTTCGAATAAACTACCCCTCCTTGAAAGAAGACGTAAAGGTCGGGGACACAATTCTCGTCGACAGCGGGTTACTGCGAATGCGTGTGCTCGAGGTGACGGATGAACGGGTCCGTTGCTCGGTCCGGATCGGCGGGGAACTGGGCAGCCGTCGGCACATCAACCTGCCGGGAGTCCATGTACGCCTTCCCGCATTGACCGACAAGGACCGCGGGGACATCGATGTCGGCATTGAGAATGGAATTGATTTTTTCGCCCTTAGTTTTGTCCGCAGTCCGGACGATCTGGACATTCTCCGCCGCTACATTGAAACAAGAGGATCAAAGGCCCACATTATCGCCAAAATCGAGGACCAGTCAGCTATTTCAAACCTCGAGGATATCATCAAGGCATCCGACGGCCTGATGGTTGCGCGGGGAGACCTCGGCATTGAAATCCCGTTTGAGACGCTTCCCGTTGTCCAGCGCAGGGCGGTCTACGCCTGTCAGCGAATGGGCAAACCAGCCATTGTCGCAACGCACATGCTAGAATCAATGATCACCAACCCGCTCCCGACGCGTGCCGAGATCACGGACATCTCGAACGCCGTCTATGAGCAGGCCGATTGCGTGATGCTCTCCGGTGAAACAACGGTGGGAAAGTATCCTGTGGAATGCGTGGATGTCATGAACCGGATCATTTTCTCGGTGGAAGCACAAGCTGAGCGTAAGAACAATGATTCTCTTCCCTTGAAAACGCCCAAGGCATTGCTCGTGAAGTCAGCCATGTTATTGAGCGATGAATTGACCAATTCGGGGATTGTCGTCTTCACGCGCAGCGGTTTTCTGGCACGTGTTTTGAGTGCCCTTCGCCCAAGAAAATCTCCCATTTACGCTTTCACGGATGATGAAGACGTATTCCAGAATTTGTTAATTTACTGGGGAATCGAACCGTTCTTCATGAATTTCGATGAAGAGCCCGAAGTGACAATTCAAAATGCCTTTTCGCGACTGAAAAGCCGGGGCTGGGTTGAAACCCGTGACAACATGGTTGTTGTCTCCAATGTGCTCGCCGGGAGCAAGGTGATCGATTCGATCCAATTACGAACGATTAGTTGA
- a CDS encoding HNH endonuclease encodes MNGLANVPSCRVLVLNRNWQAVNIVGVRRAFGLLCQDHARVINTLSGDFAPLDAAEWIAYSMEHGPHKEDEVIHTVRMKILIPKVLLLRSFDRLPITEIKFNRENVFIRDNYTCQYTGKRCRAADLTLDHVIPRERGGKTSWENIVTCRRDINSLKANQLPHEAGLRLIRKPIKPKWRPFSAVAASSEIEQEWRHFLPVGERSAS; translated from the coding sequence ATGAATGGATTGGCAAATGTTCCCTCTTGCCGAGTTCTGGTACTGAACCGAAACTGGCAGGCGGTTAATATTGTCGGGGTGCGCCGGGCCTTTGGGCTCCTTTGTCAGGACCATGCCCGGGTTATCAATACCCTCAGTGGGGATTTTGCCCCCTTGGATGCGGCCGAGTGGATTGCCTATTCCATGGAGCATGGACCACACAAGGAGGATGAGGTGATTCATACGGTGCGGATGAAAATCCTGATCCCGAAAGTTCTTCTGCTCAGGTCATTTGACCGTTTGCCGATTACGGAAATCAAATTTAACCGGGAGAACGTCTTTATCCGGGACAATTACACCTGCCAGTATACGGGGAAACGCTGTCGGGCGGCCGACCTGACCCTGGATCATGTCATCCCGCGGGAGCGTGGAGGAAAAACAAGCTGGGAGAACATTGTCACCTGCCGGCGCGATATCAATTCCCTGAAGGCAAACCAGCTTCCCCATGAGGCCGGTCTGCGGCTGATCCGGAAACCTATCAAGCCGAAATGGCGTCCGTTTTCGGCTGTCGCCGCATCCTCCGAGATCGAACAGGAATGGCGTCACTTCCTTCCGGTCGGGGAGCGAAGCGCTTCCTAG
- a CDS encoding GAF domain-containing protein: protein MKDQSEQLAIDALYRISSIVSTTEDLSEALEIIIDEIMHVLPSETASIEIINPDKNSLEVEAYRGFPKDVTETVLKVGAGVTGWVALHGRPVNIGDVRKDARYIEIDKRIRSELAVPMRTETGMILGVVNIDSFQKNAFSEQHVKILTLLAAEATRGLSRLWLIQQLRQTADHLEVLIDIAQSVVNKRQLDEILGIITSRSKEISPCTLSAIFLREGDERQLSLKASSGPEGPLDYTETIFLEQSSIGTAFSRRKTIEIMDLPRIEENHFRELIAEYHLASMLSCPIQFEDEVIGVLNIYTDHPHRFNDGEKRIFETLANLSAAAILNAQLYQRVFQSEEKLRRSEKLTTLGLLSSEIAHEIRNPLTVIQLLFESLTLEFEEGDPRQKDVAIIHEKLEQLEVIVSRVLSFGKSRQEMHSRYELPKLIEDTLHLVRLKLRQGKVNVSYACETSSPLKVDVNKGQIQQALLNLILNAAQALPKGGSIDISATSEQANGQNWAVVRIRDNGSGIDPAIQDSIFDSFLTGRPDGTGLGLSIVKRILKSHKGSVTVEESGPEGTTMKLLLPLAG, encoded by the coding sequence ATGAAGGACCAATCCGAGCAGCTCGCCATAGATGCCCTCTACCGCATTTCCAGTATCGTCAGCACGACTGAGGACCTGAGTGAAGCCCTGGAGATCATCATCGACGAAATCATGCACGTCCTCCCCTCGGAAACGGCCTCCATAGAAATCATTAATCCGGACAAAAATTCGCTGGAAGTGGAAGCCTACAGGGGCTTTCCAAAGGATGTCACGGAAACGGTCTTGAAAGTCGGTGCCGGGGTGACCGGATGGGTTGCCCTGCACGGGCGCCCCGTGAACATCGGGGATGTCCGGAAGGACGCGCGTTATATTGAGATTGATAAGAGAATCCGTTCCGAGCTGGCGGTTCCCATGCGTACAGAAACCGGGATGATCCTCGGCGTTGTCAATATCGACAGCTTCCAGAAAAACGCCTTCTCCGAACAACATGTCAAAATTCTCACCTTGCTGGCCGCGGAGGCCACACGAGGATTAAGCCGACTCTGGCTGATCCAGCAACTCAGGCAAACCGCCGACCACCTTGAAGTCTTGATTGATATCGCCCAGAGCGTTGTCAACAAGCGCCAGCTTGACGAAATCCTCGGAATTATCACCTCCCGCTCAAAGGAGATTTCCCCCTGCACGCTCAGCGCAATCTTCCTGCGCGAAGGAGACGAGCGACAGCTCTCACTGAAGGCATCGAGCGGGCCGGAGGGACCTCTCGATTACACCGAAACCATCTTCCTCGAACAATCTTCAATCGGAACAGCTTTCAGCCGCCGCAAGACAATTGAGATCATGGATCTCCCACGGATTGAAGAAAACCACTTCCGGGAACTGATCGCAGAATACCACCTTGCTTCAATGCTCTCCTGCCCGATCCAGTTTGAAGATGAGGTTATCGGGGTACTGAATATCTATACGGATCATCCCCATCGCTTTAATGATGGGGAAAAAAGGATTTTTGAGACGCTGGCCAACTTGAGCGCTGCCGCCATCCTCAATGCCCAGTTGTATCAGCGAGTCTTTCAAAGCGAGGAGAAGCTGCGCCGTTCGGAGAAGCTCACCACCCTTGGCCTGCTTTCCTCGGAAATTGCCCATGAGATCCGGAATCCCCTGACGGTCATTCAATTGCTCTTTGAATCCCTCACCCTTGAGTTTGAGGAAGGCGATCCGCGCCAGAAGGATGTGGCGATTATTCATGAAAAGCTGGAGCAGTTGGAAGTCATTGTCTCGAGGGTACTCAGCTTTGGTAAATCCCGACAGGAAATGCATTCACGATATGAACTGCCCAAGTTGATCGAAGATACCCTTCACCTGGTCCGTCTCAAGTTGCGCCAGGGAAAAGTCAATGTTTCCTATGCCTGCGAGACCAGTTCACCCCTGAAGGTTGACGTCAACAAGGGCCAGATACAGCAGGCGCTTCTAAACCTCATTCTGAATGCCGCACAAGCCCTGCCCAAGGGCGGAAGTATCGATATTTCCGCTACATCTGAGCAGGCAAACGGGCAGAACTGGGCTGTCGTTCGAATCCGCGATAACGGATCCGGCATCGATCCAGCCATCCAGGACTCGATTTTTGATTCATTCCTGACCGGTCGCCCCGACGGGACCGGACTGGGCCTGTCCATTGTCAAGAGGATCCTCAAATCGCACAAAGGATCTGTAACCGTTGAAGAAAGCGGCCCGGAGGGAACCACAATGAAGCTGCTCCTTCCACTTGCCGGATGA
- the glnD gene encoding [protein-PII] uridylyltransferase, translating to MSQLAKRLKLTEKEVNSGERLARFREFLTRSNDWINRYHRSGGSGLRVVHCRSIAMDVMIGLLYELACEEVRSRQGGELCAEVSLLALGGYGRTELCPFSDIDLMFLYPARVRSPKFPEMQRIINDSILYMLWDLNLKVGHSTRTIKEALIEAEGDEQSKNAMLESRLICGSDKLHAKFSSEYDRFIRKDNVLAYLKDRLKDQTARRSKHGNSVFLQEPDIKNGVGGLRDYQNILWMARLQYDGRTLAKLVKLKLLRKKEHDELEKAYDFLLRVRNELHLQCQRASDLLDLEKQPKVAWAIGYRQRLIFNRVETFMRDYYKAAYKIFHLSEYLEKRLSLNAQTSISFQSVLQSRRLGKTERFDGFETEDKLLLAESPKTFKQDPIRLIRVFRHLQARGLEPDFDLERLVEENLDLIDKSVIESEEANRSFRAILQAKGEVYPILKLMNSTGVLPRFMPEWAGLHCLVQHEYYHRYTADEHVLKTIRELDRVFSGEEPDLTRRYRQALEDTELPGLLYLILLLHDIGKSKAIDDHANIGAEMAMPILVRLGVVEKAREKILFQIKNHLEMARIWQRYDLDDPQTIQIFCSLVGNAEQLRYLYALTFCDARGTKRGLWNSFKDTLHTQLFKLALGHFQSPSVTPPALPMISQSHILNKVDGLSEEEVEAHFNLLPDRYFSYHSEKEVLLHLKMIHQLLENISEADSVGSLVPVVEWEDDHNLGLSVVHIVTWDRAGLFYKLAGAFTLAGLSIVSSKALSRADHITIDTFYVSDPKGGLVTDQNALAVFQKHVEEALIQGKSLQPLIRERVESQSRPSYVRNDTTLPATIPVRVDVYHELSLKRTIIEVETNDDIGLLYEVTRTISKKGFDITFARISTERRVAVDTFYIEPSSQAGDMENSQDLVELKEALLAVLLERNPTSGE from the coding sequence ATGAGCCAGCTGGCAAAGCGCCTGAAGTTAACCGAAAAGGAGGTTAATTCGGGGGAGCGGCTGGCTCGATTCCGTGAATTCTTGACGCGTTCCAACGACTGGATCAACCGCTACCACCGAAGTGGAGGAAGCGGTCTTCGGGTTGTTCACTGCCGTTCCATCGCCATGGATGTCATGATCGGCCTGCTTTACGAGCTGGCCTGTGAGGAGGTACGGTCCCGGCAGGGGGGCGAACTCTGCGCGGAGGTTTCCCTTCTGGCCCTCGGGGGATATGGGCGCACTGAACTGTGCCCGTTCAGTGATATTGATCTCATGTTTCTCTATCCCGCCCGGGTCCGCTCGCCGAAATTCCCCGAAATGCAGAGGATTATCAATGATTCCATCCTGTATATGTTGTGGGACCTCAACTTGAAGGTCGGGCACAGCACCCGGACGATCAAGGAAGCGCTCATCGAGGCGGAAGGCGATGAACAAAGCAAGAACGCCATGCTGGAGTCCCGGCTGATCTGCGGGTCAGACAAGTTGCATGCAAAGTTCTCCAGCGAATACGATCGCTTCATCCGGAAGGACAACGTCCTTGCCTACCTTAAAGATCGCCTCAAGGACCAGACTGCCCGCCGGAGCAAACACGGGAATTCCGTCTTCCTGCAGGAGCCCGATATCAAGAACGGTGTGGGTGGATTACGGGACTACCAGAATATCCTCTGGATGGCTCGGCTTCAATATGACGGTCGGACCCTTGCCAAACTGGTCAAACTGAAACTGCTCAGGAAAAAGGAACACGACGAGCTGGAGAAGGCCTACGATTTCCTGTTGCGGGTCCGTAACGAGCTGCACCTTCAATGCCAGCGCGCAAGTGACCTGCTCGACCTTGAAAAACAGCCAAAGGTGGCATGGGCCATTGGTTACCGCCAACGTCTCATTTTCAACCGGGTGGAAACCTTCATGCGTGACTACTACAAGGCTGCCTACAAAATTTTCCACCTGTCGGAGTATCTTGAAAAGCGCCTGTCCCTGAATGCCCAGACCAGTATTAGCTTCCAATCAGTCTTGCAGTCGAGGCGTCTGGGGAAAACCGAACGCTTCGATGGTTTTGAAACGGAAGACAAGCTTTTGCTGGCTGAATCGCCGAAGACCTTCAAACAGGATCCAATTCGTTTGATCCGCGTTTTCAGGCACCTTCAAGCAAGGGGCCTTGAGCCCGATTTTGATCTTGAGCGATTGGTCGAGGAAAATCTCGACCTGATCGACAAGTCCGTCATCGAGTCAGAAGAAGCCAACCGCTCCTTTCGGGCGATTCTTCAGGCAAAAGGAGAAGTCTACCCGATCCTCAAGCTGATGAATTCGACCGGCGTGCTCCCCCGGTTCATGCCGGAATGGGCCGGACTCCATTGCCTGGTTCAGCATGAATATTACCATCGTTACACGGCGGATGAACACGTTCTCAAGACAATCCGGGAACTGGATCGGGTTTTCTCGGGGGAAGAGCCTGACCTTACACGCCGTTATCGTCAGGCCCTCGAAGATACCGAATTGCCAGGTCTGCTGTATTTAATCCTCCTGCTTCACGATATCGGTAAGTCAAAGGCAATTGATGACCACGCCAATATCGGTGCCGAAATGGCCATGCCAATTCTTGTGCGACTTGGGGTTGTGGAAAAGGCCAGAGAGAAAATTCTATTCCAAATCAAGAATCATCTGGAAATGGCACGAATCTGGCAGAGGTATGATTTGGATGATCCTCAAACTATCCAGATTTTCTGTTCCCTCGTGGGTAACGCAGAGCAACTGCGCTACCTTTACGCGCTCACATTTTGTGATGCCCGCGGGACTAAGCGGGGACTCTGGAACAGCTTCAAGGACACCCTTCACACGCAGCTGTTCAAATTGGCCCTCGGCCATTTCCAATCGCCGTCTGTTACTCCGCCTGCCCTGCCCATGATTTCACAGTCCCATATCCTCAATAAAGTCGATGGCCTGTCGGAAGAGGAAGTTGAAGCGCACTTCAACTTGCTTCCGGACAGGTACTTTTCCTACCACAGTGAAAAGGAAGTCCTGCTACACCTGAAGATGATCCACCAGCTTCTGGAAAATATCTCAGAAGCGGATTCAGTGGGCTCGCTGGTGCCGGTTGTTGAATGGGAAGACGACCACAACCTCGGACTTTCCGTTGTTCATATCGTCACGTGGGACCGGGCTGGACTGTTCTACAAGCTGGCCGGCGCGTTCACGCTTGCCGGACTCTCCATCGTCAGTTCGAAGGCCCTCTCACGGGCAGATCATATTACGATTGATACATTTTATGTCAGTGATCCAAAAGGTGGATTGGTGACCGACCAGAATGCCTTGGCCGTGTTCCAGAAGCATGTTGAGGAAGCTCTCATTCAGGGCAAAAGCCTTCAGCCGCTTATCCGGGAACGGGTCGAGAGCCAGAGCCGTCCCAGCTATGTCCGTAACGACACCACGCTTCCAGCGACCATTCCGGTACGGGTTGATGTCTACCATGAACTGTCCTTGAAGCGGACGATCATTGAGGTGGAAACCAATGACGACATCGGACTGCTCTACGAGGTGACCCGGACTATTTCCAAAAAGGGATTTGATATCACCTTTGCAAGGATCTCCACGGAGCGCCGCGTCGCGGTGGACACCTTCTACATTGAGCCCAGTTCACAGGCAGGCGACATGGAAAATTCGCAGGATCTGGTTGAACTCAAGGAAGCCCTCCTTGCCGTTCTCTTGGAAAGAAATCCCACTTCGGGCGAATAA
- a CDS encoding RrF2 family transcriptional regulator — protein MKLSLKVEYACQVLAQLGYTVNTPELPHIEDLAKAEGIPSNYLVQILNELRTAGLINSRRGKQGGYALARPPAEITLHDIMQAVEGNILAHSQPGTGQSSPRMSAVWSEVAEKFELILKSYTVEQVMSRGSEEMWYI, from the coding sequence ATGAAATTAAGCCTCAAGGTCGAATATGCCTGCCAAGTCCTGGCACAGCTCGGGTATACTGTTAATACTCCCGAGCTCCCGCATATTGAGGACCTGGCAAAAGCTGAGGGAATCCCATCGAATTACCTGGTTCAGATTCTGAACGAGTTAAGGACGGCTGGCCTGATCAACTCCCGGCGTGGCAAGCAGGGGGGGTACGCCCTTGCGCGACCTCCTGCGGAGATCACGCTTCATGACATCATGCAGGCGGTGGAGGGTAATATTCTTGCCCACAGTCAACCGGGAACAGGTCAATCTTCCCCACGGATGTCAGCAGTCTGGAGCGAAGTGGCGGAAAAATTCGAATTGATCCTGAAAAGCTACACCGTGGAGCAGGTCATGTCCCGTGGCTCCGAGGAAATGTGGTATATTTGA
- a CDS encoding S9 family peptidase, whose amino-acid sequence MNEHLPHSIRSVAPELPVKHQHHGVTRVDPWHWLRERENPNVLAHLKAENTHTENWFARTGNLRDEIYQDLIGRIEQSNCSAVYPKGDYFYQSRIRKGQEYRAYYRKQRLIKGDWELYFDANEESRGEAYFDLGLLDISPDGNILAYSIDTAGEESYILRFRNLATGEDLPGRIENTCAEGEWDASGKNFYFVMEDETRRPDRIYRHRVGTNPGDAELVYTEADPLYYASIYKSQDSQFLFAVSESKETSEIHFMEAHIAKGKFQILFPRRPSIQYSVDHHEGHWLIRTNEDAPDFKLLRLPVNETGLQTAEVMVPPSDKVRLNDLLVLKDFLLLFEQTGGLDRIRVKSLRGEPEHFIEMPDPVYDLQESINAEYDTNFFNFTVSSPIRPSSTFRYNLKTRQSKLLREAKVPSGHDPERYTTYRINATGEDGVRIPVTVVHLKALGMDGSHPLYIHAYGAYGETVECGFRTSWLTWLERGFVVAIAHVRGGGLLGESWYQDGKLEKKENSFRDFIACADCLIEKGYSKAGKILIEGGSAGGLLVGAAINMRPELFKAAVATVPFVDVVTTMLDPSLPLTTIEYEEWGNPQEPEVFRRLLAYSPYDNIRETEYPALLATAGFNDPRVPYWEAAKWVAKLRKNQKGKNPILLKTNLDTGHSGASGRYEYWKEIAAEQAFLLTAIQPLDVPGS is encoded by the coding sequence AGATCGGTTGCACCGGAGCTACCGGTCAAGCACCAGCATCACGGCGTCACCCGGGTAGACCCGTGGCATTGGTTGCGCGAGCGCGAAAACCCGAATGTCCTTGCCCACCTCAAAGCCGAGAACACCCATACGGAAAACTGGTTTGCCCGTACCGGGAATTTGCGGGATGAAATTTACCAGGACTTGATCGGGAGGATTGAGCAGTCCAACTGTTCAGCCGTGTATCCAAAAGGGGACTACTTTTACCAGTCGCGAATCAGGAAGGGTCAGGAATACCGGGCATATTACAGGAAGCAAAGATTGATTAAGGGCGATTGGGAACTCTACTTTGATGCCAATGAAGAGTCCCGGGGAGAGGCGTATTTCGATCTGGGCCTTCTCGATATAAGCCCGGATGGGAATATTCTCGCCTACTCGATTGATACTGCCGGAGAGGAAAGCTACATCCTGCGCTTCAGAAACCTTGCCACAGGCGAAGATCTCCCCGGCCGGATTGAGAATACGTGCGCCGAAGGCGAATGGGATGCCTCCGGGAAGAATTTTTATTTTGTCATGGAAGACGAGACCCGCCGGCCGGATCGCATCTACCGCCATCGCGTAGGAACCAACCCTGGAGATGCGGAATTGGTATACACCGAAGCTGACCCGCTCTACTATGCCAGCATCTACAAGAGCCAGGACAGCCAGTTCCTGTTTGCCGTCAGTGAAAGCAAGGAGACCTCGGAAATCCACTTCATGGAGGCACACATCGCCAAGGGCAAATTCCAGATTCTCTTTCCCAGGCGTCCTTCCATACAATATTCAGTCGATCATCACGAAGGACACTGGTTGATTCGTACAAATGAGGATGCACCTGATTTCAAGCTCCTCCGCCTTCCAGTAAATGAAACGGGTCTCCAAACTGCCGAGGTGATGGTTCCCCCGAGCGACAAGGTCCGGCTCAATGATCTTCTTGTCCTCAAGGATTTCCTCCTCCTCTTCGAACAGACGGGGGGACTCGACCGGATTCGCGTTAAGTCACTCCGGGGGGAGCCCGAACACTTTATCGAAATGCCGGACCCGGTCTACGACCTGCAGGAGTCAATCAACGCTGAATACGACACCAACTTCTTCAATTTCACCGTCAGCTCTCCGATCCGTCCGTCCTCAACATTTCGTTACAACTTGAAAACACGCCAGAGCAAGCTCCTGCGTGAGGCCAAGGTTCCCTCCGGACATGATCCGGAACGGTATACCACATACCGGATTAACGCCACGGGTGAAGATGGGGTCAGGATTCCCGTCACGGTGGTCCACTTAAAGGCGCTCGGGATGGATGGATCCCACCCTCTTTACATCCATGCCTACGGGGCTTACGGGGAGACGGTCGAATGTGGGTTTCGTACATCCTGGCTGACATGGCTTGAGCGTGGGTTCGTGGTCGCCATCGCACATGTTCGCGGCGGCGGCCTCCTTGGCGAAAGCTGGTATCAGGATGGAAAACTGGAAAAAAAGGAGAATTCCTTTCGTGATTTCATTGCCTGCGCCGATTGCCTGATTGAAAAGGGCTATTCCAAGGCTGGGAAAATCCTCATCGAAGGAGGAAGCGCCGGGGGCCTCCTGGTCGGTGCCGCGATAAATATGCGGCCAGAACTATTCAAGGCGGCCGTGGCCACAGTACCTTTTGTTGATGTGGTCACCACCATGTTGGATCCAAGCCTGCCCCTGACGACCATCGAATACGAGGAGTGGGGAAATCCTCAGGAACCAGAAGTCTTCAGGCGGCTCCTCGCCTACTCTCCCTACGATAATATTCGCGAGACCGAATACCCCGCCCTGCTGGCCACTGCCGGTTTTAATGATCCACGCGTTCCCTATTGGGAGGCTGCCAAATGGGTCGCCAAACTGCGGAAAAACCAGAAGGGTAAAAACCCGATCCTGCTGAAAACAAATCTGGACACGGGCCACAGTGGTGCCTCAGGGCGCTATGAATACTGGAAAGAGATAGCCGCCGAACAGGCATTCCTTTTGACTGCAATTCAGCCCTTGGATGTTCCCGGAAGCTGA